From Paraflavitalea devenefica, the proteins below share one genomic window:
- a CDS encoding transglutaminase-like domain-containing protein — protein sequence MKRLSLVTLVLALLSMSTLAQFQTVDGEGISQSIALKKIQKKAKYGAYLIQKEVSFSTGKGINGQPVATVTEKGTVEMVALESKTNIGYLLPYNQFVKLADYDFEIFYKNNFKSQKYPPQKVSLTDESIFFDDSYGQVYGFLANETGTRCRFKYNYEYSDAKYLTRVFFHHGFPVKQNSISFKVPDWLELEIVEKNFAGYKIKKEVKKEKNVNVYTYTAENLLGIKQEPSSLGRPYYLPHLVITVRSYVANQKKINGFKSLDDMYAWYNFLYKKAENQTDVLKTQVAQLTQGKTTDEDKVKALYYWVQDNIRYIAFEEGYSGFVPQTVQEVFKNKYGDCKGMANLLTEMLKLAGYDAHFAWIGTREIPYDRTEIQSLCVDNHAISVLYLKGKTYFLDGTEKYAALGRNAYRIQGKNVLVQHGDTYKVENVPPPSAEDNQIATQASLVLKGNKISGHVKMTFDGESKNFFHYIYNTIPANKRKEFITHMIELNGANSEATNVKTSDFKNRDIPLVLEGDVEISNQVTQVDKTCYIGIDFFPGTFANFIPDEERQNPIDMDNVFVASDEVTLELPANAKMQAAPSNFQSAFNNNSMEAAYTTAGNKVTLKKKMRMNSPVINTADFTAWKAFLNKIKEFNRNNVTIGLQ from the coding sequence ATGAAAAGACTGTCCCTGGTTACACTGGTACTTGCCCTGCTTTCCATGTCCACCCTGGCCCAATTTCAAACTGTTGATGGAGAAGGTATTAGCCAGTCGATCGCCCTCAAAAAGATTCAGAAAAAAGCCAAATACGGCGCTTACCTTATTCAGAAAGAAGTAAGCTTCAGTACCGGTAAAGGCATCAATGGCCAGCCGGTGGCCACTGTGACCGAAAAAGGAACGGTGGAAATGGTGGCCCTGGAGAGCAAGACCAATATTGGCTACCTGCTGCCCTATAACCAGTTTGTAAAACTGGCCGATTACGATTTTGAGATCTTCTATAAGAACAACTTTAAAAGCCAGAAATACCCTCCGCAAAAAGTATCCCTCACAGATGAATCTATTTTCTTTGATGATAGCTACGGGCAGGTATATGGTTTCCTTGCCAACGAAACCGGTACACGCTGCCGGTTCAAATACAACTATGAATATTCCGATGCCAAATACCTTACCCGGGTATTCTTTCACCATGGCTTCCCGGTAAAACAGAACAGCATCAGTTTTAAAGTGCCCGACTGGCTGGAACTGGAGATCGTTGAAAAGAACTTTGCCGGATATAAAATAAAGAAGGAAGTAAAGAAAGAGAAGAACGTAAATGTGTATACCTACACGGCAGAGAACTTGTTGGGCATTAAGCAGGAGCCTTCTTCACTGGGTAGACCTTATTACCTTCCGCACCTGGTCATTACTGTGCGCAGCTACGTTGCCAACCAAAAGAAAATAAATGGTTTTAAGTCCCTCGATGATATGTATGCCTGGTACAACTTCCTGTACAAAAAAGCCGAGAACCAGACGGATGTGCTGAAGACGCAGGTAGCCCAGTTGACCCAGGGTAAAACCACTGATGAAGACAAAGTCAAAGCCCTCTACTATTGGGTGCAGGATAACATACGCTACATTGCTTTTGAAGAGGGCTATTCCGGTTTTGTGCCACAAACTGTGCAGGAAGTATTTAAAAACAAATACGGCGATTGTAAGGGCATGGCCAACCTGCTTACAGAAATGCTGAAGCTGGCGGGCTATGATGCGCATTTTGCCTGGATAGGCACCCGTGAAATACCATACGACCGTACCGAGATACAATCCCTTTGTGTAGATAACCATGCCATCAGTGTACTTTACCTCAAGGGGAAGACCTATTTCCTGGACGGTACCGAGAAATATGCCGCCCTGGGCAGGAATGCCTACCGCATACAGGGAAAAAATGTACTGGTGCAGCATGGCGATACCTATAAAGTAGAAAATGTGCCGCCGCCTTCGGCCGAAGATAACCAGATCGCCACCCAGGCTTCCCTGGTGCTCAAAGGCAACAAGATCAGCGGGCATGTGAAAATGACCTTTGATGGCGAATCAAAAAACTTCTTTCATTACATCTACAACACCATTCCCGCCAATAAGCGCAAGGAATTCATCACGCACATGATAGAGTTGAACGGTGCTAACTCGGAAGCTACCAATGTTAAAACCTCCGATTTTAAGAACCGCGATATTCCGCTGGTGCTGGAAGGCGATGTGGAGATCAGCAACCAGGTAACACAGGTGGATAAGACCTGTTACATTGGTATTGATTTCTTCCCCGGTACTTTTGCCAACTTCATTCCCGACGAAGAAAGGCAGAATCCCATTGACATGGACAATGTATTTGTAGCCAGTGATGAAGTAACGCTCGAACTGCCGGCCAATGCCAAAATGCAGGCCGCGCCGTCCAACTTCCAGTCGGCCTTCAACAACAACAGCATGGAAGCGGCTTATACCACTGCCGGCAATAAAGTCACCCTGAAAAAGAAAATGCGCATGAATTCGCCGGTGATCAATACTGCCGACTTTACCGCCTGGAAAGCATTCCTCAACAAGATCAAAGAATTCAACCGCAACAACGTAACCATCGGTTTGCAATAA
- a CDS encoding DUF3857 domain-containing protein, producing the protein MKTIILCCLLAIIGAGQVYSQQRISKKQVELFQKNLEKNPLLTEEDADFKGNNKAAQWASESAVILCQKTSFNFDKKGVSLGKRIGRNIYGLLTAPLTLGASIYYANASNETKILIEETERRKILLNDKFALEQYSVLYFRLSTEGDAFAARVIKKDGATEPVDISEAISVEDIKLVPGIFRSYTDERFSSSYRPTYFKIAVPGLEEGDIIEYEFKNFNNQQFGYNPSYREFTPVYYLCNRELPVAKQVIEVVTEDEKYFIGYKSLKGAPEFVQTTNKGNKVFRWEDNNRDKITDTRYVSEFMELPSIKFQVVYARNSSKNFVWFKDETDMKKDMSTEELGEKAKTFWFNPAKLHLTGDYTAGLRAGIESTVGDMYKTLRKKGIKDASPDEYVQKTYYLIRSKTMAGGWSDFAFAKVFSRLLEENRIEHEIVVSAPNNRTNLNSIAFSQEIAWLVKYKNKYYTNPGEHSNPEDLQAWLVGNNAIRFPYNKEEAKAVSEVLPLTDTLSNAILTLVSARLDDSKVNMSVDKTVEAKGLVKDDIIDEALALMPFMETDYRNFDGQSMWEGLSMKQEEKAAQDFNDQKKEWKEQKPIMMKGLAENEYGYQVEKYDNFRLQQDGRSFKKRNLKYSESFVLGDMTAAAGNDLVVAVPALMGLQTKIRKEERSRVLPVDVRYPRALNWKITFAIPAGYEVKGLENLHKKIENSCGSFTSIAFVEGGNLMVYAKKIYAGRRFDIAQWPQILEILDAAYEVSQAKVVLKKL; encoded by the coding sequence ATGAAAACGATCATCCTCTGCTGCCTGCTGGCTATCATAGGCGCCGGCCAGGTATACAGCCAGCAACGTATTTCCAAAAAACAGGTAGAGCTCTTTCAAAAGAACCTCGAAAAAAATCCGCTGCTGACGGAGGAGGATGCCGACTTTAAAGGCAATAACAAAGCCGCTCAGTGGGCCAGTGAAAGCGCCGTGATCCTTTGCCAGAAGACCAGCTTTAATTTTGATAAAAAAGGCGTAAGCCTGGGCAAGCGTATCGGCCGTAACATATACGGGTTGCTGACAGCGCCCTTAACGTTGGGTGCGTCCATCTACTACGCCAACGCATCTAACGAAACCAAAATACTCATTGAAGAAACAGAGCGCCGTAAAATATTGCTCAATGATAAATTCGCCCTTGAACAATACTCTGTCTTATACTTCAGGCTCTCTACCGAAGGCGATGCCTTTGCTGCCCGGGTAATTAAGAAAGATGGCGCCACAGAGCCGGTGGATATTTCGGAAGCCATCAGCGTGGAAGACATCAAGCTGGTGCCCGGTATTTTCAGGAGCTATACCGATGAGCGTTTTTCTTCTTCTTACCGCCCCACCTACTTCAAAATAGCAGTGCCCGGTCTGGAAGAAGGGGATATCATTGAATACGAATTTAAGAACTTCAACAACCAGCAGTTCGGGTACAATCCCAGCTACCGGGAATTTACGCCTGTTTACTACCTCTGCAACCGGGAACTGCCGGTGGCCAAACAGGTAATTGAAGTAGTAACAGAAGACGAAAAATATTTCATAGGCTATAAAAGCCTGAAAGGGGCGCCGGAATTTGTGCAAACAACCAACAAGGGCAATAAAGTATTCCGCTGGGAAGATAATAACCGGGATAAGATCACCGATACCCGTTATGTGAGCGAGTTTATGGAATTGCCTTCCATTAAATTCCAGGTAGTCTATGCACGCAACAGCAGCAAAAACTTTGTGTGGTTCAAGGACGAAACGGATATGAAAAAGGACATGAGCACCGAAGAACTGGGGGAGAAGGCCAAGACCTTCTGGTTTAACCCGGCGAAACTACACCTGACCGGTGATTATACAGCGGGGCTCAGGGCCGGCATTGAATCTACGGTGGGTGATATGTACAAGACGCTCCGTAAGAAAGGCATCAAAGATGCCAGCCCGGATGAGTACGTACAAAAGACCTATTACCTCATCAGGTCGAAGACCATGGCAGGCGGCTGGAGTGATTTTGCCTTTGCCAAAGTGTTTTCCCGCCTGCTGGAAGAGAACAGGATTGAGCATGAAATTGTGGTAAGTGCGCCCAACAACAGGACCAACCTGAACTCCATTGCTTTCTCACAGGAAATAGCCTGGCTGGTTAAATACAAGAACAAGTATTACACCAATCCCGGTGAACACAGCAATCCGGAAGACCTGCAGGCCTGGCTGGTGGGCAATAATGCCATCCGCTTTCCCTATAACAAGGAGGAAGCAAAAGCAGTGAGTGAAGTACTGCCGCTCACCGATACGCTGAGCAATGCCATCCTTACCCTGGTAAGCGCCCGGCTGGATGATAGCAAAGTGAACATGTCGGTGGATAAGACCGTTGAGGCAAAAGGGCTGGTAAAGGACGATATCATCGATGAAGCCCTGGCGCTGATGCCTTTTATGGAAACTGACTATAGGAACTTTGATGGTCAAAGTATGTGGGAAGGCCTCAGTATGAAACAGGAAGAAAAAGCGGCCCAGGACTTCAATGACCAGAAGAAGGAATGGAAAGAGCAGAAGCCCATCATGATGAAAGGGCTGGCAGAAAATGAATATGGGTATCAGGTAGAGAAATACGACAACTTCCGCCTGCAGCAGGATGGCAGGAGCTTTAAAAAAAGGAACTTGAAATACAGTGAATCCTTTGTGCTGGGCGATATGACAGCGGCTGCCGGGAATGACCTGGTGGTGGCCGTGCCTGCGTTGATGGGCTTGCAAACAAAGATCAGGAAAGAGGAGCGTAGCCGGGTATTGCCGGTGGATGTGCGTTATCCGCGCGCCCTTAACTGGAAGATCACCTTTGCTATTCCTGCCGGTTATGAAGTGAAAGGGTTGGAGAACCTGCACAAAAAAATAGAGAACAGTTGCGGCAGCTTTACCAGCATTGCCTTTGTAGAAGGTGGCAACCTCATGGTATATGCTAAAAAGATCTATGCAGGCCGCCGCTTCGATATCGCCCAGTGGCCACAGATACTGGAAATCCTCGATGCAGCTTATGAAGTGTCACAAGCGAAGGTCGTTCTGAAGAAACTATAA
- a CDS encoding aldo/keto reductase translates to MEYRQLGNSGLQVPVLSFGTATFGGVGDFFKAWGTTQQEEANRLVKLCMEAGVNFFDTANVYSRGVAEEILGHAVKGFRDKTIISTKATFKMSEAPNDSGSSRFHLIRQVEDSLRRLQTDYIDIYHMHGFDGNTPVDETLRTLDTLVQSGKIRYIACSNFSGWHLMKSLSVSERYGWTKYIAHQAYYSLLDREFEWELMPLGIDQKIGTIVWSPLASGRLGGKYRRNQPLPAANRVQQGGGHGPALNEEFLYNIIDALDAVAEETGKTVAQVALNWVLQRPTVANIIIGARNEEQLRQNLDAVGWNLTTEQIKQLDAASEREPIYPYWHQRQNTQLVPLPKFY, encoded by the coding sequence ATGGAATACAGACAATTGGGTAATTCCGGCCTGCAGGTGCCGGTATTAAGTTTTGGCACGGCCACCTTTGGCGGCGTGGGTGATTTTTTCAAAGCCTGGGGCACCACCCAGCAGGAAGAAGCCAACCGCCTGGTGAAGCTGTGCATGGAAGCAGGTGTTAATTTTTTTGATACGGCCAATGTGTATTCAAGAGGCGTGGCAGAAGAGATATTGGGCCATGCCGTGAAAGGCTTCCGGGATAAGACGATCATCTCTACCAAGGCTACTTTTAAGATGAGTGAGGCACCCAATGATTCAGGCTCTTCCCGCTTTCACCTGATAAGGCAGGTAGAAGATTCCCTGCGCCGCCTGCAAACGGATTATATTGATATTTACCACATGCATGGCTTTGATGGCAATACACCAGTGGATGAAACACTGCGCACACTGGACACACTGGTGCAAAGCGGTAAGATACGCTATATCGCCTGCTCCAATTTCTCCGGCTGGCACCTGATGAAGTCCCTGTCTGTATCAGAGCGGTATGGGTGGACAAAGTATATTGCCCACCAGGCTTATTATTCCCTGCTGGACCGCGAGTTTGAATGGGAGCTGATGCCCCTGGGTATTGATCAGAAGATCGGTACGATCGTATGGAGCCCGCTGGCGTCCGGCCGGCTGGGCGGTAAATACCGGCGCAACCAACCATTGCCCGCAGCCAACCGGGTACAACAGGGGGGTGGCCATGGCCCGGCACTAAATGAAGAATTCCTGTACAATATTATAGACGCACTGGATGCAGTAGCTGAAGAGACGGGTAAAACAGTGGCGCAGGTAGCGCTGAACTGGGTATTACAAAGACCCACTGTAGCCAATATTATTATTGGCGCCCGCAATGAAGAACAGTTGCGACAGAACCTGGACGCGGTGGGCTGGAACCTGACCACCGAACAGATCAAACAATTGGATGCCGCCAGTGAGCGGGAGCCTATTTATCCTTACTGGCATCAGCGGCAGAATACGCAGTTGGTCCCGTTACCGAAGTTTTATTAA
- a CDS encoding DnaJ C-terminal domain-containing protein: protein MAKDYYSILGLTRTATDEEIKKAFRKLAIKYHPDKNAGNKEAEEKFKEINEAYEVLSDAEKRKLYDRYGANWNQFNGAQQGPHQYQGASPGGGHYHYEGDPNEFFGQDFGQGGGFSDIFGEFFNRSGGASGAKRGGRRKSKGQDYTSEMAITLEEAYQGTAKVVTLHEQKVRITLKPGAYSGLTIKLAGKGAPGINGGPAGDLYITIQVLSHPVYKREGDHLRQTVTIDLFTAVLGGEKEISTLSGMVKVKIPAGTQSGKVLRIRGKGMPVYNRAGEAGDMLAEIRVLIPEQLTEQQRELFRQLQSTFKS, encoded by the coding sequence GTGGCCAAAGATTATTATTCTATACTGGGACTTACCAGGACAGCAACGGACGAAGAGATCAAAAAAGCTTTTCGCAAGCTGGCCATTAAATACCACCCCGACAAAAATGCCGGCAATAAAGAGGCCGAAGAAAAATTCAAGGAGATCAATGAAGCGTATGAGGTGCTGAGCGATGCAGAGAAGCGGAAACTGTATGACCGCTATGGGGCCAACTGGAACCAGTTCAATGGCGCACAGCAGGGACCGCACCAATACCAGGGCGCTTCACCCGGTGGCGGGCATTATCATTACGAGGGCGATCCCAATGAGTTCTTTGGTCAGGATTTTGGACAGGGGGGCGGTTTCTCCGACATTTTTGGAGAGTTCTTCAACCGGTCGGGCGGTGCATCCGGCGCAAAACGGGGTGGCAGGCGAAAATCTAAAGGACAGGACTATACCTCGGAGATGGCGATCACGCTGGAAGAAGCCTATCAGGGGACAGCGAAGGTGGTTACACTCCATGAGCAAAAGGTGCGCATCACCCTCAAGCCCGGTGCTTACAGCGGGCTTACGATCAAACTGGCGGGCAAAGGCGCGCCGGGTATCAATGGCGGGCCGGCAGGTGATCTCTACATTACCATCCAGGTATTGTCGCACCCTGTATACAAGCGGGAGGGCGATCACCTCCGGCAAACGGTGACGATAGACCTGTTTACCGCTGTACTGGGCGGCGAAAAGGAAATAAGCACCTTATCGGGCATGGTAAAGGTGAAAATACCGGCAGGCACACAGAGCGGTAAAGTACTACGCATCAGGGGTAAAGGCATGCCGGTATACAACAGGGCAGGGGAGGCCGGCGACATGCTGGCAGAGATCCGGGTATTGATCCCGGAACAATTGACAGAACAGCAGCGGGAACTGTTCAGGCAATTACAATCAACATTCAAATCATAG
- a CDS encoding RMD1 family protein, whose amino-acid sequence MKVTTIGYHLGDRLDLKHIKHSLTFECIYADPTELIFEVKHFSWFQVFDYGSIVFFGVDKTLQTDIIGSVRRILSLPVNELMTEEIDVEVNPHSSTKVLFDKIIVNQISLDIAKIVMLNAAQSVALDYYLEQTNMMLAQTIYFSNELEEKGRFSIKGKKLLKYIGKALNLKNKIAQNLYIFDSPDITWYDKSLNSLHDQLNRELDIRIRYRSLQESLSIIQENLEIYKDINQHSHSSTLEWIIIILIAVEILNIFVERIF is encoded by the coding sequence ATGAAAGTGACTACTATCGGATATCATTTAGGTGACAGACTGGACCTCAAGCACATTAAACACAGCCTCACTTTTGAATGTATCTATGCCGATCCTACTGAACTCATCTTCGAGGTAAAACACTTTTCCTGGTTTCAGGTATTTGATTATGGCAGTATCGTTTTCTTTGGCGTTGATAAAACGCTGCAAACGGATATTATCGGTTCCGTAAGAAGGATATTGTCGCTTCCTGTCAATGAGCTCATGACGGAAGAAATTGACGTGGAAGTAAACCCGCATTCCTCTACCAAAGTACTGTTTGATAAGATCATTGTTAACCAGATAAGCCTGGACATAGCCAAGATCGTCATGCTGAATGCAGCGCAGTCGGTGGCGCTGGATTATTACCTTGAGCAAACCAATATGATGCTGGCGCAAACCATCTACTTCAGCAATGAACTGGAAGAAAAAGGCAGGTTCTCTATCAAAGGAAAAAAACTGTTGAAGTACATCGGCAAGGCGCTTAACCTCAAGAACAAGATCGCGCAGAACCTGTACATCTTCGATAGCCCCGACATTACCTGGTACGATAAATCGCTCAATAGCCTGCATGATCAGCTCAACAGGGAACTGGATATCAGGATCCGGTACCGCAGCCTGCAGGAAAGCCTCAGCATCATCCAGGAAAACCTGGAGATCTATAAAGACATCAACCAGCACTCGCATAGCTCCACGCTGGAATGGATCATCATCATCCTCATTGCCGTGGAAATACTGAATATCTTCGTGGAACGGATATTTTAA